The Caldisericota bacterium genome includes a window with the following:
- a CDS encoding DNA double-strand break repair nuclease NurA, which produces MLKIEKILPEMKNAVKESKDLQVIKKDLIERALEILKDVSASEIEIKRNFMHVNFPVATPLSNPLDKIHADVDMQDYIVVATDGSEIPIDFDFPLYYYVVNIGEISIKYGDTPYFFANSVPKMFYTEKDLFVDMGGQKMMIKGEVLDSKMLLEESISLSSLLEKTKNENIPVISLLDGTLIQWEVKDRNEQFKQEFINRFQLLFQKSQELNIPTAGYISGSRSKDVTGIVKLQITSSEKKTSNEDVKQFDILQDTDIFGRLLKSGERSALFRSNAPILRYYTAPIFFFYFNVGSEIARVEIPAFIAHDKQKIDLLHKLLLSQTEKGMGYPVALKEAHEQAVIHAYEKSALRQIFSELLQKDGISIQENNKSFFKKMRGI; this is translated from the coding sequence ATGTTAAAAATTGAAAAAATACTGCCGGAAATGAAAAATGCAGTAAAAGAGAGCAAAGATTTGCAAGTGATTAAAAAAGACCTTATCGAAAGAGCATTAGAAATACTAAAAGATGTTTCAGCAAGCGAAATTGAAATAAAACGAAATTTTATGCATGTTAATTTTCCTGTAGCTACACCTTTGAGTAACCCTCTTGACAAAATCCACGCTGATGTAGATATGCAGGATTACATTGTTGTTGCTACAGACGGATCAGAGATTCCTATTGACTTTGATTTTCCTCTTTATTACTATGTTGTTAATATAGGAGAAATTAGTATCAAATACGGTGATACTCCTTATTTCTTTGCAAACTCAGTACCCAAAATGTTTTATACGGAGAAAGATCTTTTTGTAGATATGGGTGGACAAAAAATGATGATTAAAGGTGAAGTATTAGATTCCAAAATGCTCTTAGAAGAGAGTATTTCGCTTTCTTCTCTTCTTGAAAAAACAAAAAATGAAAATATTCCAGTAATATCTCTTCTCGACGGAACATTAATCCAGTGGGAAGTAAAAGACCGAAATGAGCAGTTCAAACAAGAATTTATCAATAGATTCCAGCTGCTTTTTCAAAAAAGTCAGGAGTTAAATATTCCTACTGCAGGATATATAAGCGGATCTCGTTCCAAAGATGTCACTGGTATAGTAAAATTACAAATTACTAGCAGTGAAAAAAAGACAAGCAATGAAGACGTAAAACAATTTGATATACTCCAGGACACTGATATCTTCGGCAGATTGCTTAAAAGTGGCGAACGTTCAGCACTATTTAGGAGTAATGCGCCGATTTTGCGTTATTATACTGCTCCAATATTTTTCTTCTATTTTAACGTGGGAAGCGAAATAGCAAGAGTAGAAATTCCAGCATTTATAGCACATGACAAACAAAAAATTGATCTTTTACACAAACTTTTATTGAGTCAAACAGAAAAAGGAATGGGCTATCCTGTAGCACTCAAAGAAGCGCATGAACAGGCAGTGATACATGCCTATGAAAAATCAGCGCTTCGGCAAATTTTTAGCGAATTGCTTCAAAAAGATGGCATAAGTATTCAAGAAAATAATAAATCGTTTTTCAAAAAAATGAGAGGCATTTAA
- a CDS encoding DUF401 family protein, whose translation MKDVITLFSILIFLGVLVRLKTNIGITILLSGILLSIFKQIPLIEIAKAFYVVATAWDTVRLTLIVVIITYFVELLKEAKFLDRMVKSFSEIFSAKFFVPIFALIIGTLPIPGGALISAPLVNEGMKQSSATAGEKTVINFWFRHIWQPTSPLYPDMLLASSILGVSILRIIFVQWPFSVLMIISGLIFLVPKINCINCAKRKVSKSAVYELILSIMPIFIVLSLILIFHISIILSGVVGIIYVIIVRKLTPKNLLKAFRWRLLLKLAILLFSIFYLKHAFIKTGIIDGIYLFLNERNFPYFFILFSLPFVVSLMTGAAVATVGVSYPLLLPLLLTPQLNNANLFIAFLGGWSALMLTPTHLCLSLSMEYFNAVPSKMYLLLLKNIIFLMLGATFWFLAVFR comes from the coding sequence ATGAAAGATGTGATAACACTCTTTTCGATATTAATCTTTTTGGGAGTGCTTGTAAGACTTAAAACAAATATCGGAATAACAATCTTGCTATCTGGTATTTTGCTTTCAATTTTTAAGCAGATTCCTTTGATTGAAATTGCCAAAGCATTCTATGTAGTGGCTACTGCCTGGGATACCGTACGATTGACATTAATTGTGGTAATTATCACATATTTTGTAGAATTATTAAAAGAGGCTAAATTTCTCGATAGAATGGTAAAAAGTTTTTCAGAGATATTTTCCGCTAAATTTTTTGTGCCAATCTTTGCGCTTATCATAGGTACATTACCTATTCCTGGAGGAGCACTAATCTCTGCTCCCTTAGTTAATGAAGGAATGAAGCAGTCAAGTGCAACAGCGGGAGAAAAAACAGTAATAAATTTTTGGTTTAGACATATCTGGCAGCCAACGTCACCGCTTTACCCGGATATGTTGCTTGCTTCATCAATTTTGGGTGTTTCAATATTACGCATTATCTTTGTACAATGGCCGTTTTCAGTTTTAATGATCATTTCCGGGTTAATTTTTCTTGTGCCTAAGATCAACTGTATTAATTGTGCAAAAAGAAAAGTTAGCAAAAGTGCTGTGTACGAGCTGATATTAAGTATTATGCCAATATTCATTGTATTAAGCCTGATACTTATCTTCCATATATCGATTATTCTCTCTGGAGTTGTTGGAATAATTTATGTAATTATAGTAAGGAAACTCACGCCTAAAAACCTTTTAAAAGCTTTTCGTTGGAGACTTCTTTTAAAATTAGCAATTCTTCTGTTTTCGATTTTCTATCTAAAGCACGCTTTTATAAAAACAGGTATTATTGATGGAATATATCTTTTTCTTAACGAACGAAACTTTCCTTATTTTTTTATTTTATTTTCTTTGCCGTTTGTGGTAAGCCTTATGACGGGAGCAGCAGTTGCTACGGTAGGGGTTTCTTATCCATTACTTCTTCCTTTGCTACTAACTCCACAATTAAACAATGCTAATCTTTTTATTGCTTTTCTCGGAGGCTGGAGTGCGCTCATGCTTACTCCGACACATTTATGTCTTTCGCTGAGCATGGAGTATTTTAATGCAGTACCATCGAAAATGTACCTACTGCTTTTGAAGAATATAATATTTCTTATGCTGGGTGCTACATTTTGGTTTTTAGCAGTTTTTCGTTAA
- a CDS encoding DUF2784 family protein, with translation MIYKILADIIVTMHFAWILFMLIGFLFTLYGFFRKDFWDMWLFRTIHLFGIVYVSFLAIMRKNCPLTLLENALRAKYNPNLIYPGSFMVYYVEKLVYPDVNLLLILIPTAFIAIFSIIIFIIKPPAKIKLIFKCVKSVF, from the coding sequence ATGATATATAAAATACTTGCTGATATAATTGTTACAATGCATTTTGCCTGGATTCTTTTTATGTTAATTGGTTTTTTATTCACTTTATATGGCTTTTTTAGAAAAGATTTTTGGGACATGTGGCTATTTCGAACAATACATCTCTTTGGCATAGTATATGTCAGTTTTTTAGCTATTATGAGAAAAAATTGTCCTTTGACCCTGTTAGAAAATGCTTTAAGGGCAAAATATAACCCTAACCTGATTTATCCTGGCTCGTTTATGGTTTATTACGTTGAAAAACTTGTTTACCCGGATGTTAATCTACTGTTAATTCTTATTCCGACCGCTTTTATTGCTATCTTTTCTATTATTATTTTTATTATAAAACCACCGGCAAAAATAAAATTAATATTCAAATGCGTTAAAAGTGTTTTCTAA
- the raiA gene encoding ribosome-associated translation inhibitor RaiA — MNLNITLKGIEELLPETEARINAKIGKVEKYFNNIQDAKVLIVKQRGQFIMEVTLHAAGKILRAEGRGTLIDKALAEASEKLERQVRRYKERLTNPKKEKQMPEMTSTIEEQPRVVKFKSFAMKPMSLNEAILQLELLDHDFFVFKEADTEQIKVIYKRRDGNYGLIEPKE, encoded by the coding sequence ATGAACTTAAATATTACCTTAAAAGGTATTGAAGAGTTATTGCCAGAAACAGAAGCACGAATTAATGCAAAAATAGGTAAGGTAGAAAAATATTTTAACAACATTCAAGATGCAAAGGTTTTAATTGTTAAGCAACGTGGTCAATTTATTATGGAAGTAACATTACATGCAGCAGGCAAAATATTGCGTGCGGAAGGTAGAGGTACTTTGATAGACAAAGCATTAGCTGAAGCCTCGGAAAAATTAGAAAGACAAGTTCGCAGATACAAGGAGCGGCTTACAAATCCGAAAAAAGAAAAGCAAATGCCAGAAATGACTTCGACGATTGAGGAACAACCGCGTGTTGTAAAGTTCAAAAGCTTTGCCATGAAACCAATGAGTCTTAATGAAGCAATACTTCAGTTGGAATTACTTGACCATGATTTCTTCGTATTCAAGGAAGCAGACACAGAGCAAATAAAAGTCATTTATAAACGAAGGGATGGTAATTACGGACTCATCGAGCCAAAAGAGTAA